Proteins encoded in a region of the Panicum hallii strain FIL2 chromosome 3, PHallii_v3.1, whole genome shotgun sequence genome:
- the LOC112883889 gene encoding purple acid phosphatase 2-like, protein MSLGARRCLGLVALLAALLAADAGVTSPYRRKLEATADMPLDADVFRVPPGYNAPQQVHITLGDQDGTAMIVSWVTPNELGNSTVMYGGAPDKLELRAEGVHTRYDYFNYTSGFIHHCFLKNLKHRTKYYYAMGFGHTVRTFWFTTPPKPGPDVPYKFGLIGDLGQTFDSNITLSHYEENGGDAVLFVGDLSYADNHPLHDNNRWDTWGRFAERSVAYQPWIWTAGNHELDFAPELGETAPFKPFTHRYPTPHRAAGSTEPFWYSVRMASAHVIVLASYSAYGKYTPQWAWLHDELARVDRKVTPWLIVLMHSPWYNSNSYHYMEGETMRVQFERWLVDARADLVLAGHVHSYERSHRVSNVAYDIINGKSTPARDVAAPVYVTIGDGGNIEGIADNFTQPQPSYSAFREASFGHATLEIKNRTHAYYAWHRNQDGAKVVADGVWLTNRYWLPTQDDTN, encoded by the exons ATGTCGTTGGGCGCTCGCCGGTGCCTGGGCCTGGTGGCGCTCCTCGCCGCGCTCCTGGCCGCCGACGCCGGGGTGACGAGCCCGTACCGGCGGAAGCTGGAGGCGACGGCGGACATGCCGCTGGACGCCGACGTCTTCCGCGTGCCGCCGGGCTACAATGCGCCGCAGCAG GTGCACATCACGCTTGGCGACCAGGACGGCACGGCGATGATCGTGTCGTGGGTGACCCCCAACGAGCTGGGCAACAGCACCGTCATGTACGGCGGCGCGCCGGACAAGCTGGAGCTGCGGGCGGAGGGCGTCCACACGCGctacgactacttcaactacactTCCGGCTTCATCCACCACTGCTTCCTCAAGAACCTCAAACACCGCACCAAGTACTACTACGCCATGGGGTTCGGCCACACGGTGAGGACCTTCTGGTTCACCACGCCGCCAAAGCCGGGGCCGGATGTGCCCTACAAGTTCGGACTCATAG GCGACCTTGGTCAGACGTTCGACTCCAACATAACTCTGTCTCACTAcgaggagaacggcggcgatGCCGTGCTGTTCGTGGGCGACCTCTCGTACGCCGACAACCACCCGCTGCACGACAACAACCGGTGGGACACGTGGGGTCGCTTCGCCGAGCGCAGCGTCGCCTACCAGCCCTGGATCTGGACGGCCGGCAACCACGAGCTGGACTTCGCGCCGGAGCTGGGCGAGACGGCGCCCTTCAAGCCCTTCACCCACCGCTACCCGACGCCGCACCGCGCCGCCGGCAGCACGGAGCCCTTCTGGTACTCGGTGCGGATGGCCTCGGCGCACGTCATCGTGCTCGCCTCCTACTCCGCCTACGGCAAGTACACGCCGCAGTGGGCGTGGCTGCATGATGAGCTCGCCCGCGTGGACCGCAAGGTGACGCCGTGGCTCATCGTGCTCATGCACTCGCCCTGGTACAACAGCAACAGCTACCACTACATGGAGGGCGAGACGATGCGGGTGCAGTTCGAGCGCTGGCTCGTGGACGCCAGGGCCGACCTCGTCCTCGCCGGCCACGTCCACTCGTACGAGCGCAGCCACCGCGTGTCCAACGTCGCCTACGACATCATCAACGGCAAGTCCACGCCGGCGAGGGacgtggcggcgccggtgtACGTGACCATCGGCGACGGGGGGAACATCGAGGGCATCGCCGACAACTTCACGCAGCCGCAGCCGAGCTACTCGGCGTTCCGGGAGGCCAGCTTCGGGCACGCCACGCTCGAGATCAAGAACCGGACGCACGCCTACTACGCCTGGCACCGCAACCAGGACGGCGCAAAGGTCGTCGCCGA
- the LOC112885659 gene encoding uncharacterized protein LOC112885659: protein MVCQEGSRFLLLPTVVSGLIGSDRAVILRRHGSVRPLLGSASPPNRGRGRRRPPEPELGHPRHHCIHLRRCRLQRHHRRRADDQRRTHPGLLLPRPPPAPLLPLRPLPRPRPRPPRRHRLRARRRHPRRPLRQVLPARRQHARRPSPPLGHHPGLRVVDDPSTFDYFVYTARPRPGASDLHRLPKPTKGFRDQDTAIVRCSDSRYVITVLRNTLAPLEFRLQLYDSDTQRWTSRLLRVQEPERDRVLPIPDSATELSFHRSTKTIALGPTTVGWVDLWRGILFCDVLDERPVLRDMPLPKPARCNRGYFCRGGSSGRRDITVVTLPDQSQSQVNLIKYVEMGTRPGNVIPSSRRQLAGAPLQLQL from the exons ATGGTATGTCAAGAG GGTTCCAGATTCTTGCTCCTCCCCACCGTCGTCTCCGGTCTGATCGGATCGGATCGCGCCGTTATCCTCCGTCGCCATGGAAGTGTACGTCCCCTGCTTGGATCCGCCTCTCCTCCCAACCGAGGACGAGGAAGACGGCGACCACCTGAGCCTGAACTCGGTCATCCTCGACACCACTGCATACATCTCCGCCGATGCCGTCTCCaacgccaccaccgccgccgggcgGATGACCAACGGCGCACCCATCCAGGTCTCCTTCTGCCTCGCCCGCCCCCCGCGCCTCTCCTACCTCTGCGTCCACTTCCCAGGCCCCGTCCTCGGCCCCCACGTCGGCACCGTCTTCGGGCCCGCCGCCGGCACCCCCGCCGTCCGCTGCGTCAAGTACTGCCCGCTCGTCGTCAGCACGCACGCCGACCTAGCCCTCCTCTGGGTCACCATCCCGGGCTCCGCGTCGTCGACGACCCCTCCACcttcgactacttcgtctacacGGCCCGTCCGCGCCCGGGCGCCTCCGACCTCCACcggctcccgaagcccaccaaAGGCTTCCGGGACCAGGATACCGCCATCGTGCGCTGCTCCGACTCCCGCTACGTCATCACCGTCCTCAGGAACACCCTCGCCCCCCTCGAGTTCAGGCTCCAGCTCTACGACTCCGACACACAACGCTGGACTTCCAGGCTGCTGCGGGTTCAGGAGCCGGAGAGGGACAGGGTGCTCCCCATCCCGGACTCGGCCACCGAGCTCAGCTTCCACAGAAGCACCAAGACCATCGCGCTCGGACCCACCACCGTCGGCTGGGTGGATCTCTGGAGGGGCATCCTCTTCTGCGACGTGCTCGATGAAAGGCCCGTGCTCCGGGACATGCCGCTGCCCAAGCCTGCTAGGTGCAACAGGGGCTACTTCTGCAGAGGAGGCTCGAGTGGCCGTCGGGACATCACCGTCGTCACGCTCCCAGACCAATCGCAGTCGCAGGTGAACCTTATCAAGTACGTCGAGATGGGAACTCGTCCTGGCAATGTGATCCCATCATCTCGTCGGCAGCTAGCAGGTGCACCACTCCAGCTCCAGCTCTGA
- the LOC112885660 gene encoding uncharacterized protein LOC112885660 yields the protein MGFKGHSRRHRIDAGPNNFWPNMLSLQHEGELKAMVHRKSTTFCVYKHTQGQYAFLAFRALSDFVGEAASILTKKVQIYGIQGDYVIILSDLGRELYLGYLQSVIEKHRNGKSWNGVLSIGDVQVTDRRTFEIAKEASESATRQAMTNDFKKLSELLATYFQTTKNHIPIYFTELESDMFSCFQKLGTYNSHRTLSFQEYILSHLALKSAMARAHLFLDLYGAHQLLGREDHLKLRQILNPSHSETEDWTLLVHMHPVLDKVFNRGISDPPISDPRGSEPARRKVAETTFLLMGED from the exons ATGGGCTTCAAAGGCCACAGCAGGAGGCACAGAATTGACGCTGGGCCTAATAATTTTTGGCCCAACATGCTTTCT CTCCAGCATGAGGGTGAGTTAAAAGCGATGGTACATCGCAAGTCAACAACCTTCTGTGTTTACAAACACACTCAAGGACAATATGCATTCCTTG CATTTCGGGCCTTAAGTGATTTTGTTGGCGAGGCAGCAAGTATACTTACAAAGAAAGTCCAGATTTATGGAATTCAAGGCGATTATGTTATTATCTTAAGTGATCTAGGCAGGGAACTGTATCTTGGTTATCTTCAATCTGTCATTGAGAAGCATCGGAATGGGAAGAGCTGGAATGGTGTTTTAAGCATCGGGGATGTGCAGGTTACGGATCGGCGCACCTTTGAAATTGCTAAAGAAGCCTCAGAAAGTGCAACTCGCCAGGCAATGACCAATGATTTTAAGAAATTGTCAGAACTCCTTGCAACATATTTCCAAACAACCAAGAACCATATTCCTATCTATTTTACTGAGTTGGAGTCTGATATGTTTAGTTGCTTCCAAAAACTCGGCACATATAATTCACATCGTACACTCTCATTCCAAGAGTACATACTATCCCATCTTGCATTGAAATCAGCAATGGCAAGAGCCCATCTATTTCTTGATTTGTATGGAGCGCATCAGTTACTTGGAAGGGAGGACCATTTAAAATTGAGACAGATCCTGAACCCCTCTCATTCAGAAACCGAAGATTGGACGCTTCTAGTTCACATGCATCCGGTACTTGATAAGGTTTTCAATCGGGGCATCAGTGATCCTCCCATCAGTGACCCAAGGGGTTCTGAGCCGGCCAGACGCAAGGTAGCGGAAACCACCTTTCTTTTGATGGGAGAAGACTAG
- the LOC112887413 gene encoding purple acid phosphatase 2-like, which translates to MERIMKAAATAVAVLLAVAVLVAEAAHHPRGVTSSYRRKLEASEDMPLDADVFAVPPGRNAPQQVHITLGDQAGTAMTVSWVTVEAEGNSTVLYGRAMGRLDHAAEGTTTRYTFYNYTSGFIHHCTLAGLDHATRYYYAVGFGDTVRTFWFTTPPRPGPDASLRLGLIGDLGQTADSNSTLAHYEQHPGDAVLFVGDLSYADKHPFHDSNRWDTWGRFSERSVAYQPWIWTAGNHEVEYAPELGETTAFKPFTHRYPTPYRASGSSEPYWYSVKLGPAHIIVLSSYSAFGKYTPQFKWLEAELQRVDRAVTPWLFISTHVPWYNSNNFHFMEGEPMRVQFEKMAVDARVDAVFAGHVHAYERSHRYSNIKYNITDGRCTPVADRRAPVYVVIGDGGNIEGLADELTWPQPAYSAFREYSFGHAVLDIKNRTHAYYAWYRNHDGNKVTADATWLTNRYHMPNHDDSSVHSNI; encoded by the coding sequence ATGGAAAGAATAATGAaggccgccgccactgccgttGCGGTGcttctcgccgtcgccgtgctcGTCGCCGAGGCGGCGCACCATCCGCGCGGGGTGACGAGCAGTTACCGTCGGAAGCTGGAGGCCTCCGAGGACATGCCGCTGGACGCGGACGTCTTCGCTGTGCCGCCGGGCCGGAACGCGCCGCAGCAGGTGCACATCACGCTCGGGGACCAGGCCGGCACCGCCATGACCGTCTCCTGGGTCACCGTGGAGGCCGAGGGCAACAGCACCGTCCTCTACGGCCGCGCCATGGGCCGCCTCGACCACGCCGCCGAGGGCACCACCACGCGCTACACCTTCTACAACTACACCTCCGGCTTCATCCACCACTGCACGCTCGCCGGCCTGGACCACGCCACCAGGTACTACTACGCCGTGGGGTTCGGCGACACGGTGCGCACCTTCTGGTTCACCACGCCCCCCCGCCCCGGGCCCGACGCTTCGCTCCGGCTGGGGCTCATCGGCGACCTGGGCCAGACGGCCGACTCCAACAGCACGCTGGCGCACTACGAGCAGCACCCGGGAGACGCCGTGCTCTTCGTCGGCGACCTCTCCTACGCCGACAAGCACCCGTTCCACGACAGCAACCGCTGGGACACCTGGGGCCGCTTCTCCGAGCGCAGCGTCGCGTACCAGCCCTGGATCTGGACGGCCGGCAACCACGAGGTCGAGTacgcgccggagctcggcgagACGACGGCGTTCAAGCCCTTCACCCACCGGTATCCGACGCCGTACCGCGCGAGCGGGTCGTCGGAGCCGTACTGGTACTCGGTGAAGCTGGGCCCGGCGCACATCATCGTGCTCTCCTCCTACTCGGCCTTCGGCAAGTACACGCCGCAGTTCAAGTGGCTGGAGGCGGAGCTGCAGCGCGTGGACCGCGCCGTCACGCCGTGGCTCTTCATCAGCACCCACGTGCCCTGGTACAACAGCAACAACTTCCACTTCATGGAGGGCGAGCCGATGCGCGTGCAGTTCGAGAAGATGGCCGTCGACGCCCGCGTCGACGCCGTCTTCGCCGGCCACGTCCACGCCTACGAGCGCAGCCACCGCTACTCCAACATCAAGTACAACATCACCGACGGCAGGTGCACGCCCGTCGCCGACCGCCGCGCGCCCGTCTACGTCGTCATCGGCGACGGCGGGAACATCGAGggcctcgccgacgagctcacGTGGCCGCAGCCGGCCTACTCGGCGTTCCGGGAGTACAGCTTCGGGCACGCGGTGCTGGACATCAAGAACCGCACGCACGCCTACTACGCCTGGTACCGCAACCACGACGGCAACAAGGTCACGGCGGACGCCACGTGGCTCACCAATCGCTACCACATGCCCAACCACGACGACTCGTCCGTCCACTCAAACATATAG